One Acidobacteriota bacterium genomic window carries:
- a CDS encoding C69 family dipeptidase, protein MFRFRNISTVLVLSALVALLVASVRPANACTNILVTKGASADGSVIITYACDGRFHPRMRRKDATDHEPGSVVEIKDWSGTLRGTIPQVEHTYAVVGLMNEHQLAISETTTTGREELQNPDGLLHYWTLMQMALERASTAREAIEVMTSLVEEFGYRSTAESFSIADPNEVWLMEMIGTGPGGDGAIWVARRIPEGYISAYANGPRIRDFPRDDPENCLYSENVVSFAIDKGYYDPADGNPFSFADAYDAPTVQSRRYTATRVWSIFRRAAPSLELDPDYHRGVSGATPYPLWIKPDTKLSVADVMALMRDHYEGTPYDMTRGVDAGPFGNPNRWRPISWEVDGTSYTWERPISTQQTGFSFVSQSRSWLPDPIGGVYWYGLDDTYTSCYVPLYAGINRLPHSFTVGRIDTFSWDSAWWVFNFVANIANLKYAYMVEDILLVQRELEGRFLAMQPVIEETALALASSDPAMLQEYLTLYSVGQADEMVRRWKELGERLLTTYNDGYVAGKGNEVERGYPESWLREVLRARPDQFKLEQPETAENELPY, encoded by the coding sequence ATGTTTCGTTTTCGCAATATCTCAACTGTTCTGGTTCTGTCTGCCCTGGTCGCGCTCCTGGTCGCCTCCGTTCGACCCGCAAACGCCTGCACCAACATCCTGGTGACCAAGGGTGCATCGGCGGACGGCTCGGTGATCATCACCTATGCCTGCGACGGACGGTTCCACCCCCGGATGAGGAGGAAGGACGCCACTGATCACGAGCCCGGGAGCGTGGTCGAGATCAAGGACTGGTCCGGGACGCTCCGCGGCACCATCCCCCAGGTGGAGCACACCTATGCCGTTGTCGGTCTGATGAACGAGCACCAACTGGCGATCAGCGAGACCACGACCACCGGCCGCGAGGAGCTGCAGAACCCCGACGGCCTGCTTCACTACTGGACCCTCATGCAAATGGCACTAGAGCGCGCCAGTACCGCTCGGGAGGCGATCGAGGTCATGACCTCGCTGGTCGAGGAGTTCGGCTACCGCTCGACGGCCGAGTCCTTCTCGATCGCGGATCCGAACGAGGTGTGGCTGATGGAGATGATCGGCACCGGCCCGGGCGGTGACGGCGCCATCTGGGTCGCTCGGCGAATCCCCGAAGGCTACATCTCCGCCTATGCCAACGGGCCACGGATCAGGGATTTCCCGCGCGACGACCCCGAGAACTGCCTGTACTCGGAGAACGTCGTGTCATTCGCGATCGACAAGGGTTACTACGATCCGGCAGACGGCAACCCGTTCAGCTTCGCCGACGCCTACGATGCGCCGACCGTGCAATCGAGGAGATATACGGCGACCCGGGTCTGGAGCATCTTCAGGCGCGCCGCGCCGTCACTCGAGCTCGACCCCGACTATCACCGCGGCGTCAGCGGCGCCACGCCCTATCCCCTGTGGATCAAACCCGACACGAAGCTCAGCGTGGCCGATGTCATGGCCCTGATGCGGGACCATTACGAGGGAACGCCGTACGACATGACCCGGGGAGTCGATGCCGGGCCGTTCGGGAATCCCAACCGCTGGAGGCCGATCTCCTGGGAGGTCGACGGCACGAGCTACACCTGGGAGCGCCCCATCTCGACCCAGCAGACGGGATTCTCCTTCGTGTCCCAATCACGATCATGGCTGCCGGACCCGATCGGCGGCGTGTACTGGTACGGGCTCGACGACACCTACACTTCCTGTTACGTGCCGTTGTACGCGGGCATCAACCGCCTGCCTCACTCATTCACCGTCGGCCGGATCGACACGTTCTCGTGGGACTCGGCGTGGTGGGTCTTCAACTTCGTCGCCAATATCGCCAACCTCAAGTACGCGTACATGGTGGAGGACATCCTGCTGGTGCAGCGGGAGCTGGAGGGTAGGTTCCTCGCGATGCAGCCGGTGATCGAAGAGACCGCCCTGGCCCTCGCCTCGTCCGACCCGGCGATGCTGCAGGAGTATCTCACCCTGTACTCGGTCGGTCAGGCCGACGAGATGGTCCGTCGCTGGAAAGAGCTTGGTGAGCGCCTGCTCACGACCTACAACGACGGCTACGTGGCCGGCAAGGGGAACGAGGTCGAACGCGGCTATCCGGAAAGCTGGCTGCGCGAGGTCCTGCGCGCCCGGCCGGATCAATTCAAGCTCGAGCAACCCGAAACGGCGGAAAACGAGCTCCCGTATTGA
- a CDS encoding NAD(P)/FAD-dependent oxidoreductase, with protein sequence MDKVGVPFANWEDPGDLDAIVVGSGIGGLGVAALLARHEGRKVAVLERHTTAGGFTHAFSRKDWEWDVGVHYIGQVHHEGAILRRLFDAVGDGTLEWEPMGDVYDTVVIGGQRWEYVTGREAWRDRMHAYFPEEKAGIDRYLALVREALVGARTFFAEKAMPGPAALIAGPWLRRKFLRASDRTLGEVLDSATENPTLKAVLAAQFGDHGLPPSRASFVIHAMIFNHYLGGAAYPVGGASRIAESTAPVIEAAGGEIVLRAEVASVVVEGGRAVGVRMAGGQEIRAPLVISDIGVPNTVHRLLPDGTPGRESLRSTLRKTGRSASHICLYAGFDETDEELGLGRSNLWVYHSPDQDGDLARYLADPEAPVPLAFISFPSAKDPDFTGRHPGKATVEVVGIAPYERFRRWEDTKWMRRGDDYEALKEELSGQLIEVLEREVPQIAGKIAYSELSTPLSTRHFAAYGEGEIYGLDHTPSRFRERALRPRTGLKGFYLTGADVCTAGVAGALFGAVLSASAILGRNLLGEIARR encoded by the coding sequence ATGGATAAGGTCGGCGTTCCATTCGCGAATTGGGAGGATCCCGGCGATCTCGACGCGATCGTGGTCGGCTCCGGCATCGGCGGCCTCGGCGTCGCCGCCCTGCTCGCCAGGCACGAGGGTAGGAAGGTGGCGGTCCTCGAGCGGCACACCACCGCGGGCGGCTTCACCCACGCCTTCAGTCGTAAGGACTGGGAGTGGGACGTTGGCGTTCACTACATCGGCCAGGTTCATCACGAGGGCGCGATCCTGCGGCGTCTCTTCGACGCAGTCGGTGACGGCACCCTCGAATGGGAGCCGATGGGCGATGTCTACGACACCGTGGTGATCGGCGGACAGCGATGGGAGTACGTGACCGGCCGCGAGGCCTGGCGCGACCGCATGCATGCCTACTTCCCGGAGGAGAAGGCCGGCATCGACCGCTATCTCGCGCTGGTACGTGAGGCCCTGGTCGGCGCGCGCACGTTCTTCGCCGAGAAGGCGATGCCCGGACCTGCCGCGTTGATCGCCGGGCCCTGGTTGCGGCGGAAGTTCCTCCGCGCCTCCGACCGCACGCTCGGAGAGGTCCTCGACAGCGCCACCGAAAACCCCACCCTGAAGGCGGTCCTCGCAGCGCAGTTCGGCGACCACGGCCTGCCGCCGTCCCGGGCGAGCTTCGTCATCCACGCCATGATCTTCAACCACTACCTCGGCGGCGCAGCCTACCCGGTCGGCGGTGCCTCGAGGATCGCCGAGTCGACCGCACCTGTGATCGAGGCCGCCGGAGGAGAGATCGTCCTCCGGGCCGAGGTGGCTTCGGTCGTGGTCGAGGGCGGCCGCGCGGTCGGCGTTCGCATGGCCGGCGGCCAGGAGATCAGGGCGCCGCTGGTGATCAGCGACATCGGAGTTCCCAACACCGTCCATCGCCTGCTGCCCGACGGGACCCCGGGCCGTGAGTCCCTGCGATCAACTCTTCGGAAAACCGGCCGATCAGCGTCCCACATCTGCCTCTACGCCGGTTTTGACGAGACCGACGAGGAGCTGGGCCTCGGCCGTTCGAACCTCTGGGTCTATCACAGTCCCGACCAGGACGGTGACCTCGCCCGTTACCTGGCCGACCCCGAGGCACCAGTGCCGCTGGCCTTCATTTCCTTCCCCTCGGCCAAGGACCCGGACTTCACCGGGCGTCATCCCGGGAAGGCCACGGTGGAGGTTGTGGGCATCGCTCCCTACGAGCGCTTCCGCCGGTGGGAGGACACGAAATGGATGCGGCGCGGTGACGATTACGAGGCCCTCAAGGAAGAACTGTCCGGGCAGCTCATCGAGGTGCTCGAACGCGAGGTGCCGCAGATCGCCGGCAAGATCGCCTACTCCGAGCTCTCGACGCCTCTCTCCACCCGCCATTTCGCGGCCTATGGCGAGGGCGAGATCTACGGCCTCGACCACACCCCCTCCCGCTTCCGCGAACGCGCGCTGCGGCCGAGGACCGGTCTCAAGGGTTTCTACCTGACCGGCGCGGACGTTTGCACGGCCGGCGTCGCCGGGGCCCTTTTCGGCGCTGTGCTCTCCGCCTCGGCGATACTCGGTCGGAACCTTCTCGGGGAGATTGCCAGGAGGTAA